One window of Lawsonibacter asaccharolyticus genomic DNA carries:
- a CDS encoding Mn-containing catalase, translated as MFIYEKKLQFPVKIATPNPKLAAFIISQYGGPDGELGASMRYLSQRYSMPYAEAKGLLTDIGTEELGHMEMVAAIVHQLTRNLTDEEVRNSPSFAPYFVDHTTGVYPTAASGFPWSAGSIQSTGDVIADLTEDLAADGAMA; from the coding sequence ATGTTTATTTATGAAAAAAAGCTCCAGTTCCCGGTAAAGATCGCCACGCCTAATCCCAAACTCGCCGCTTTTATTATCAGTCAGTACGGAGGTCCCGACGGGGAGCTGGGCGCTTCCATGCGCTATCTGTCCCAGCGCTACTCTATGCCTTATGCCGAGGCAAAGGGACTGCTCACCGACATCGGTACTGAGGAACTGGGCCATATGGAGATGGTGGCTGCCATCGTCCATCAGCTGACCCGGAACCTCACTGACGAGGAGGTACGGAACTCCCCGTCCTTTGCCCCCTATTTTGTAGACCACACCACCGGCGTCTATCCCACGGCAGCTTCGGGCTTCCCCTGGAGCGCCGGCTCTATCCAGTCCACGGGCGACGTCATCGCTGACCTTACAGAGGACCTGGCAGCAGATGGTGCAATGGCGTAA
- a CDS encoding cobyrinic acid A,C-diamide synthase gives MEHQTVSLPRVMVAAPASSSGKTSLTCALLQAALNRGVDPCAFKCGPDYIDPLFHREVLSLPSRNLDLFFSDEPTVRGLMARAGAGHGLAVLEGCMGFYDGIAGTERASSWHLARATDTPVVLTVVPGGTSLTLAAVLQGLRSFRAPDMIQGVILNQCSPKLCRHLTPILERETGLQVLGHIPRMPDCALASRHLGLITAAEVEGLQEKILRLAGQMEESVDLDALFAIAASAPPLTASLETARPRSGGGIPIAVARDRAFSFYYEDNLELLEELGAELVEFSPLTSRHLPSGAKGLYLGGGYPELYARQLSRNRALRAEICAAARAGMPVLAECGGFLYLQEELEDENGVFWPMAGVLSGRGKRASGTGRFGYISLTAEQDTPYLPRGETIAAHEFHRWDSGDNGTACRAQKPVTGEAWLCVRCEGALFAGFPHLYFRSNPAFASRFVAACGRFQEGAL, from the coding sequence ATGGAACATCAGACCGTATCGCTCCCCAGAGTGATGGTGGCGGCCCCTGCCAGCTCCAGCGGGAAGACATCTCTGACCTGCGCGCTGCTCCAGGCCGCCCTGAACCGGGGAGTGGACCCCTGTGCCTTCAAATGCGGCCCGGACTATATTGACCCTCTTTTCCACCGGGAGGTGCTGAGTCTGCCCAGCCGCAATCTCGACTTGTTTTTTTCGGACGAGCCCACGGTGCGGGGGCTGATGGCCCGTGCCGGTGCGGGCCATGGCCTGGCCGTTCTGGAGGGCTGCATGGGCTTTTATGACGGGATCGCCGGAACGGAACGGGCCAGCAGCTGGCACCTGGCCAGGGCTACGGATACGCCGGTCGTTCTCACCGTCGTTCCAGGGGGCACCTCCCTCACATTGGCTGCTGTTTTGCAGGGGCTGCGGTCATTCCGGGCGCCCGACATGATACAGGGCGTCATCCTGAATCAGTGCTCCCCGAAGCTCTGCCGCCATCTCACACCCATTTTGGAGAGGGAGACCGGCCTGCAGGTTTTGGGGCATATCCCGCGGATGCCGGACTGTGCGCTGGCCAGCCGCCACCTGGGCCTCATCACGGCGGCCGAGGTAGAGGGGCTTCAGGAGAAGATCCTGCGTCTGGCCGGCCAGATGGAGGAGAGCGTGGACCTGGACGCCCTGTTCGCCATTGCGGCTTCAGCCCCCCCTTTGACTGCATCGCTGGAGACAGCGAGGCCCCGGAGCGGCGGCGGGATACCCATCGCCGTAGCACGGGACCGGGCTTTCTCCTTTTATTACGAGGATAACCTAGAACTGCTGGAGGAGCTGGGGGCGGAGCTGGTGGAGTTCAGCCCCCTGACCAGCCGGCACCTGCCTTCCGGGGCAAAGGGCCTGTATCTGGGCGGAGGCTATCCGGAACTGTATGCCCGGCAGCTGAGCCGGAACAGGGCTCTGCGGGCGGAGATCTGTGCGGCAGCCCGCGCCGGGATGCCAGTGCTGGCGGAGTGCGGCGGTTTTCTCTATCTCCAGGAAGAGCTGGAGGATGAAAACGGTGTCTTCTGGCCCATGGCGGGGGTCCTGTCCGGCAGGGGAAAACGGGCATCCGGAACCGGCCGCTTCGGCTATATCTCCCTGACGGCAGAGCAGGACACCCCTTATCTTCCTCGGGGGGAGACCATCGCAGCCCACGAGTTCCACCGCTGGGACAGTGGGGACAACGGAACGGCCTGCCGGGCGCAAAAGCCTGTGACGGGCGAAGCGTGGCTCTGTGTCCGGTGTGAGGGAGCCCTGTTCGCGGGATTTCCGCACCTGTATTTTCGGTCAAATCCGGCCTTTGCGTCCCGGTTCGTGGCGGCGTGCGGGCGATTTCAGGAGGGAGCATTATGA
- a CDS encoding 3-isopropylmalate dehydrogenase — MNYKIALIRGDGIGPEVVGEAVQVMEAVGKKFGHSFTFEDILMGGCATDAVGVSYPEGTAEKCRACDAVLLGAVGGPKWGSDKPAEQRPETALLAIRKDLGLYANLRPAALRPAMAGACPLKKETAEKGIDLMMVRELTGGIYFGKRDRYQTEDRGEEATDLMAYSEQEIERIGRRAFELARLRRNKVSSVDKANVLETSRLWRKVMHRLAEEYSDVSYEDVLVDNCAMQLVRDPGQFDVVVTENMFGDILSDEASMVTGSIGLLPSASIGDAAPGLYEPIHGSAPDIAGQDKANPIATILSVAMMFRYSFHLAAEAQAIENAVDAVLAEGWRTADIAEPGVIPIGTREMGRRIREKL, encoded by the coding sequence ATGAACTACAAGATCGCGCTGATCCGGGGCGACGGCATCGGCCCAGAGGTAGTGGGCGAGGCGGTCCAGGTCATGGAAGCCGTGGGGAAGAAGTTCGGCCACAGCTTTACCTTTGAGGACATTTTGATGGGCGGCTGCGCCACTGACGCAGTGGGGGTGTCCTACCCCGAAGGCACCGCGGAGAAGTGCAGGGCCTGCGACGCGGTGCTGCTGGGCGCCGTAGGCGGTCCCAAGTGGGGCAGCGACAAGCCAGCGGAACAGCGCCCGGAGACGGCCCTGCTGGCCATCCGAAAGGACCTGGGGCTGTACGCCAACCTGCGCCCCGCCGCCCTGCGTCCCGCCATGGCCGGCGCCTGCCCCCTGAAGAAGGAGACCGCCGAGAAAGGCATCGACCTGATGATGGTCCGGGAGCTCACCGGCGGCATCTACTTCGGCAAGCGGGACCGCTATCAGACTGAGGACAGGGGGGAGGAGGCCACCGACCTGATGGCCTACTCAGAGCAGGAGATCGAGCGCATCGGCCGCCGGGCCTTTGAGCTGGCCCGCCTGCGCCGGAACAAGGTGTCCAGCGTGGACAAGGCCAACGTGCTGGAGACCAGCCGCCTGTGGCGGAAGGTGATGCACCGGCTGGCGGAGGAATACTCCGACGTGTCCTATGAGGACGTGCTGGTGGACAACTGCGCCATGCAGCTCGTCCGGGACCCCGGCCAGTTCGACGTGGTGGTCACCGAGAACATGTTCGGGGACATCCTCTCCGACGAGGCCTCCATGGTCACCGGCTCCATCGGCCTGCTGCCCTCCGCCTCTATCGGGGACGCCGCCCCCGGCCTGTATGAGCCCATCCACGGCTCCGCTCCGGACATCGCCGGCCAGGACAAGGCCAACCCCATCGCCACCATCCTGTCTGTGGCCATGATGTTCCGCTACTCCTTCCACCTGGCCGCGGAGGCCCAGGCCATCGAAAACGCCGTGGACGCGGTGCTGGCTGAGGGCTGGCGCACCGCCGACATCGCCGAGCCCGGCGTCATCCCCATCGGGACCCGGGAGATGGGCCGGCGCATCCGGGAAAAGCTCTGA
- a CDS encoding 3-isopropylmalate dehydratase large subunit — protein MGMTMTQKILAKAAGLSSVQLGQLIEARLNLVLGNDITTPVAITEFEKAGFTQVFDKDRIAIVLDHYTPCKDIKSAQLCKQAREFAHKHSITHFYDVGQVGVEHALIPEKGLAAPGEVIVGADSHTCTYGALGAFSTGIGSTDMAAGMATGLLWFKVPSAIKVTLKGKLQPCVSGKDVILHLIGEIGVDGALYQSLEFAGEGVSSLSMDDRFTISNMAIEAGGKNGIFPVDEKTMEYINGRVGRPCEAFEADPDAVYTREVVIDLDKLEPTVSMPHLPENTKVVSEVAGLHIDQVVIGSCTNGRIQDLREAAAILKGKKVAENVRCIVIPATQEITLQAMKEGLLEIFIASGCAVSAPTCGPCLGGHMGVMAEGERCVSTTNRNFVGRMGHVQSEVILASPAVAAASAVAGCVADPRI, from the coding sequence ATGGGAATGACGATGACACAAAAAATTCTGGCAAAGGCCGCCGGGCTGTCCTCAGTCCAGCTGGGCCAGCTGATCGAAGCCAGGCTGAACCTGGTCCTGGGCAACGATATCACCACCCCTGTGGCCATCACGGAGTTTGAGAAGGCTGGCTTCACCCAGGTCTTTGACAAGGACAGGATCGCCATTGTGCTGGACCACTATACCCCCTGCAAGGATATCAAGTCTGCCCAGCTGTGCAAGCAGGCACGGGAGTTTGCCCACAAGCACAGCATCACCCATTTCTACGACGTGGGCCAGGTGGGCGTAGAGCACGCCCTGATCCCCGAGAAGGGGCTGGCCGCCCCGGGAGAGGTCATCGTGGGGGCCGACTCCCATACCTGCACCTACGGCGCGCTGGGTGCCTTCTCCACCGGCATCGGCTCCACCGACATGGCCGCGGGCATGGCCACCGGCCTGCTGTGGTTCAAGGTCCCCTCTGCCATCAAGGTGACCCTGAAGGGGAAGCTCCAGCCCTGCGTCAGCGGCAAGGATGTGATCCTGCACCTGATCGGCGAGATCGGGGTGGACGGTGCCCTGTATCAGTCCCTGGAGTTCGCCGGGGAGGGCGTGTCCTCCCTGTCCATGGACGACCGCTTCACCATCTCCAACATGGCCATCGAGGCCGGCGGCAAGAACGGCATCTTCCCCGTAGACGAGAAGACCATGGAGTATATCAACGGCCGGGTGGGCCGCCCCTGCGAGGCCTTTGAGGCCGATCCCGATGCGGTCTACACACGGGAGGTAGTCATCGATCTGGACAAGCTGGAACCCACCGTCTCCATGCCCCATCTCCCCGAGAACACCAAGGTGGTCAGCGAGGTGGCCGGCCTGCACATCGACCAGGTGGTGATCGGCTCCTGCACCAATGGGCGCATCCAGGACCTGCGGGAGGCCGCTGCTATTCTGAAGGGGAAAAAGGTGGCGGAAAATGTGCGCTGCATCGTCATCCCCGCCACCCAGGAGATCACCCTCCAAGCCATGAAAGAGGGGCTGCTGGAGATCTTCATCGCCTCCGGCTGCGCTGTCTCCGCCCCCACCTGCGGCCCCTGCCTGGGTGGACACATGGGCGTCATGGCGGAGGGGGAGCGCTGCGTCTCCACCACCAACCGCAACTTTGTGGGCCGCATGGGTCATGTGCAGTCGGAAGTCATCCTGGCCTCTCCCGCCGTGGCCGCCGCCTCTGCAGTGGCCGGCTGCGTGGCCGACCCCCGCATCTAA
- a CDS encoding 3-isopropylmalate dehydratase small subunit encodes MKVYKYGANVDTDVIIPARHLNDPSPAALASHCMEDIDKDFASTVQPGDIIVAGPNFGCGSSREHAPLAIKSCGVKCVIAPSFARIFYRNAINIGFPIMECAQAAEEIQAGDQVEVDFATGVITDETTGKTYQAAPFPEFIDGIIKSGGLLNSLKDRGVAK; translated from the coding sequence ATGAAGGTTTACAAATACGGTGCCAACGTGGACACTGACGTCATCATCCCCGCCCGGCACCTGAACGACCCCTCTCCCGCGGCCCTGGCCTCCCACTGCATGGAGGACATCGATAAGGACTTCGCTTCCACCGTCCAGCCCGGCGACATCATCGTGGCCGGTCCTAACTTTGGCTGCGGCTCCAGCCGTGAGCACGCCCCTCTGGCCATCAAGTCCTGCGGTGTGAAGTGCGTCATCGCCCCCTCCTTTGCCCGCATCTTCTACCGCAACGCCATCAACATTGGCTTCCCCATTATGGAGTGCGCCCAAGCGGCGGAGGAGATCCAGGCCGGGGACCAGGTGGAGGTGGATTTTGCCACTGGTGTCATCACCGATGAGACCACCGGCAAGACCTACCAGGCGGCCCCCTTCCCGGAGTTTATTGACGGAATTATCAAAAGCGGCGGCCTGCTCAACTCCCTGAAGGACCGGGGGGTGGCGAAATGA
- a CDS encoding aspartate aminotransferase has protein sequence MKELSKIALAVEPSSTMAIDTLFKQMKAEGQDVIGFGAGEPDFNTPDYIKEAGIAAIEHNETRYTPSSGTVELRKAICQRLKADCGVEYTPQQISVSNGAKPCVYVALRALINPGDEVILPSPYWVSYSELIKMTGGVPVIVETREADHFKLTAQELRDAITPKTKAMILNNPSNPTGMMYSRKELEEIAKVCVEQDIYVICDEIYYHLVYDGEEFVSLASISPEIKERTLLVNGVSKSYAMTGWRIGYVAANDQVSKVIANYLSHCTGSPSSISQKAAVTALTASQESVEVMRKAFERRRDYMVERMNSIEGVSCIKPHGAFYVMMNIEKLIGQELHGVVIRDADDFGNLFLKYGKVAVVPGTGFGAPTFVRWSYATSIENIKEGLNRLERFLKGETI, from the coding sequence ATGAAAGAGCTTTCCAAGATCGCACTGGCTGTTGAGCCGTCCAGCACCATGGCCATCGACACTCTGTTCAAGCAGATGAAAGCCGAGGGGCAGGACGTGATCGGGTTTGGAGCCGGAGAACCCGACTTCAATACGCCGGACTATATCAAAGAGGCGGGTATTGCCGCCATCGAGCACAACGAGACCCGCTACACTCCCTCCAGCGGCACGGTGGAGCTGCGCAAGGCCATCTGCCAGCGCCTGAAGGCCGACTGCGGCGTGGAGTACACCCCCCAGCAGATCTCCGTGTCCAACGGCGCCAAGCCCTGTGTCTATGTGGCCCTGAGGGCCCTCATCAACCCCGGGGACGAGGTCATCCTGCCCTCTCCCTACTGGGTGAGCTACTCTGAGCTCATCAAGATGACCGGCGGCGTGCCTGTTATTGTGGAGACCCGGGAGGCGGACCATTTCAAGCTCACCGCCCAGGAGCTGCGGGACGCCATCACCCCCAAGACCAAGGCCATGATCCTGAACAACCCATCCAACCCCACCGGCATGATGTACAGCCGCAAGGAGCTGGAGGAGATCGCCAAGGTCTGCGTAGAACAGGATATTTACGTGATCTGCGACGAGATCTATTATCATCTGGTGTATGATGGAGAGGAGTTCGTCAGCCTTGCCTCCATCAGCCCGGAGATCAAGGAACGCACCCTGCTGGTCAATGGTGTTTCCAAGTCCTATGCCATGACCGGCTGGCGCATCGGCTATGTGGCCGCTAACGACCAGGTCTCCAAGGTGATCGCCAACTACCTCAGCCACTGCACCGGCTCCCCCAGCTCCATCTCCCAGAAGGCCGCTGTGACCGCCCTCACTGCCTCCCAGGAGAGTGTGGAGGTCATGCGCAAGGCTTTCGAGCGCCGCCGTGACTACATGGTGGAGCGGATGAACAGCATCGAGGGCGTCAGCTGCATCAAGCCCCACGGCGCTTTCTATGTGATGATGAACATCGAGAAGCTCATCGGCCAGGAGCTCCACGGCGTGGTCATCCGGGACGCGGACGATTTCGGCAACCTCTTCCTGAAGTACGGCAAGGTGGCTGTGGTGCCCGGTACTGGCTTTGGTGCCCCCACTTTTGTTCGCTGGTCCTATGCCACCTCCATTGAGAACATCAAGGAGGGCCTGAACCGGCTGGAGCGTTTCCTGAAGGGCGAGACCATCTAA
- a CDS encoding cobalamin synthase, with the protein MRYLRAVSMAFSMYSRLPMPWVRWSDDCRAWVLCAFPLVGAVLGLLLLAWSALADLLTLTPQLRAAGAVLLPLAYTGGIHMDGFCDTCDALASHQDRARKLEILKDSRVGAFAVLGCVSYLLLQYALWCQPGWEKEDLWVLALVPVLSRAMSGYGALTQPGARADGLLAAFTEQEQGRGRQRFLLFLCALLALAIGMLGVGCAAVAAAILVYLWYIQMARREFGGLTGDLAGWFLQVCELGCLAAMVLAREIAEVLI; encoded by the coding sequence TTGAGGTATCTGCGGGCGGTCTCTATGGCCTTCTCCATGTACTCCCGTCTTCCCATGCCCTGGGTCCGGTGGTCCGACGACTGCCGGGCCTGGGTTTTGTGCGCGTTTCCCCTGGTGGGGGCTGTCCTGGGTCTGCTCCTGCTGGCCTGGTCCGCGCTGGCGGATCTGCTGACGCTGACGCCGCAGCTCCGGGCAGCGGGGGCGGTCCTCCTGCCGCTGGCCTACACCGGTGGTATCCATATGGACGGCTTCTGCGACACCTGTGATGCGCTGGCCTCCCACCAGGACCGGGCCCGGAAGCTGGAGATCCTGAAGGACTCCCGCGTGGGGGCCTTCGCGGTGCTGGGCTGTGTGTCCTATCTCCTCCTGCAATACGCCCTGTGGTGCCAGCCGGGCTGGGAGAAGGAGGATCTGTGGGTACTGGCTCTGGTCCCCGTGCTCTCCCGGGCCATGTCGGGGTACGGGGCGCTGACCCAGCCGGGGGCCAGGGCGGACGGCCTGCTGGCCGCCTTTACGGAGCAGGAGCAGGGGAGGGGGCGGCAGCGGTTTTTGCTGTTTCTGTGCGCTCTGCTGGCGCTGGCCATCGGGATGCTGGGGGTGGGCTGCGCCGCTGTGGCCGCCGCCATCCTCGTCTATCTCTGGTATATCCAAATGGCCCGTCGGGAGTTCGGCGGTCTGACGGGTGACCTGGCGGGGTGGTTCCTTCAGGTGTGCGAATTGGGCTGTCTGGCGGCGATGGTGTTGGCGAGAGAGATAGCGGAGGTGTTGATATGA
- a CDS encoding cobalamin biosynthesis protein, with translation MSRLWVLLAAAALDWLLGDPTWMPHPIRLMGWTISRLETGLRRLFPRTPGGELLAGGVLVLTMVLLFGGGSLLLLAALYALSPAAGTAAEVWLSYQLLAARCLRDESMAVYRALTGRSLMDAQRAVGRIVGRDTQCLDRDGVTRAAVETVAENTSDGVIAPLFWLALGGLPLGMVYKAVNTMDSMVGYRNERYLFFGRAAARTDDAANYLPARLSALLMCLAAALLPGFRGRDALRIWRRDRRKHKSPNSAQTEAACAGALGVRLAGDASYFGTLVRKPTIGEAERPIRPEDILAANRLMYGTEVLCLALCAAAAVLCSHIFR, from the coding sequence GTGAGCCGCCTGTGGGTCCTGCTGGCCGCTGCCGCGCTGGACTGGCTCCTGGGGGACCCGACGTGGATGCCCCACCCCATACGGCTGATGGGATGGACCATCAGCCGCCTGGAGACCGGCCTGCGGCGGCTTTTTCCCAGGACGCCGGGAGGAGAACTGCTGGCTGGCGGGGTGCTGGTGCTGACCATGGTCCTGCTCTTCGGAGGGGGGAGCCTGCTGCTCCTGGCCGCTCTATATGCCCTCTCTCCGGCGGCGGGGACTGCGGCGGAGGTCTGGCTCAGCTATCAGCTGCTGGCCGCCCGGTGCCTCCGGGATGAGAGTATGGCGGTGTATCGGGCCCTGACCGGCAGGAGCCTCATGGACGCGCAGAGGGCGGTTGGCCGCATTGTAGGACGGGATACCCAGTGCCTGGACCGGGACGGCGTGACCCGGGCCGCAGTGGAGACGGTGGCAGAAAACACCTCTGACGGCGTGATCGCTCCCCTGTTCTGGCTGGCTCTGGGCGGGCTGCCCCTGGGCATGGTGTACAAAGCTGTCAATACCATGGACTCCATGGTGGGATACCGAAACGAGCGATACCTCTTTTTCGGCAGGGCTGCGGCCCGCACCGACGACGCGGCCAATTATTTGCCAGCCCGGCTGTCCGCCCTGCTCATGTGCCTGGCCGCCGCTCTGTTGCCTGGATTCCGGGGGCGGGACGCACTGCGGATCTGGCGCAGGGACCGGCGTAAGCACAAGTCCCCCAACTCCGCTCAGACGGAGGCGGCCTGTGCCGGGGCGCTGGGGGTCCGGCTGGCCGGGGATGCCAGCTATTTTGGGACGCTGGTCCGAAAGCCCACCATCGGGGAGGCGGAGCGGCCCATCCGGCCGGAGGACATCCTGGCGGCCAACCGACTGATGTACGGGACCGAGGTCCTGTGTCTGGCCCTGTGCGCCGCAGCGGCAGTGCTGTGTTCTCACATATTCAGATAG
- a CDS encoding nicotinate-nucleotide--dimethylbenzimidazole pho, with protein sequence MTTSVLSIAISGITPADQGAMAEAARRWDSIAKPIGGLGLLEEAVIRAAGVQGTADVSLDRKALAVFCADNGVTEEGVTQTGPEVTASVAASMAWGEACVCRMAWTAGAQVFPVDIGIAHPVEEGGLLRRHVTRGTRSIAKGPAMTRDEAVAAVVTGITLAEELKGRGYRLLAAGEMGIGNTTTAAAVTAVLLGRRVEEVTGRGAGLSDEGLERKIAVIRRAIEVNAPDPRDPLDVLSKVGGLDIAGMAGFYLGAALHHVPVVLDGAISAAAALLAVRLCPDAAKALIASHRSAEPSSGLLLDALGLRPIVSADLKLGEGTGAVTIMPMLDMAMSIYRDMATFQGLGIPPYRRQS encoded by the coding sequence ATGACGACCAGCGTATTGAGTATCGCAATCTCTGGCATCACGCCGGCGGATCAGGGGGCTATGGCGGAGGCGGCCCGCCGCTGGGACTCCATCGCCAAGCCCATCGGGGGCCTGGGCCTGCTGGAGGAGGCGGTGATCCGGGCCGCCGGAGTCCAGGGGACCGCGGATGTCAGTCTGGACAGAAAGGCGCTGGCCGTCTTCTGCGCAGATAACGGTGTGACTGAGGAGGGGGTCACCCAGACCGGGCCGGAGGTGACGGCCTCTGTGGCGGCCTCCATGGCCTGGGGGGAGGCCTGTGTCTGCCGCATGGCCTGGACCGCTGGAGCACAGGTGTTCCCGGTGGACATCGGGATCGCCCACCCGGTGGAGGAGGGCGGCCTGCTGCGCCGCCACGTGACCCGTGGGACCAGGAGCATCGCCAAGGGCCCTGCCATGACACGGGACGAGGCGGTGGCCGCAGTGGTCACCGGCATCACGCTGGCAGAGGAGCTCAAGGGCAGGGGATATCGCCTGTTGGCGGCAGGGGAGATGGGCATCGGCAACACCACCACCGCCGCCGCCGTGACAGCAGTGCTGCTGGGGCGGCGGGTGGAGGAGGTGACGGGCCGGGGCGCCGGCCTGTCAGATGAAGGGCTGGAGCGGAAGATCGCCGTGATCCGCAGGGCCATCGAAGTCAATGCCCCTGACCCCCGGGACCCGCTGGATGTGCTCTCCAAGGTGGGAGGGCTGGATATCGCCGGTATGGCGGGCTTTTATCTGGGGGCTGCCCTCCACCATGTGCCTGTGGTACTGGACGGCGCCATCTCCGCCGCGGCCGCCCTGCTGGCTGTGCGGCTCTGCCCGGACGCGGCCAAGGCCCTCATCGCCAGCCACAGGTCAGCGGAGCCCTCCAGCGGCCTGCTCCTGGACGCCCTGGGGCTGCGCCCTATTGTTTCGGCGGACCTGAAGCTGGGAGAGGGGACCGGCGCCGTGACCATCATGCCCATGCTGGATATGGCCATGTCCATCTATCGGGACATGGCCACCTTCCAGGGCCTGGGCATCCCGCCCTATCGCCGCCAGAGCTGA
- a CDS encoding adenosylcobinamide kinase yields MYGGAASGKSRYAEDLLCALSGEGPRIYLATMEAMDEESRARVRRHRALRQNKGFSTLECPRDLDGLTIPVGSSVLLEDLGNLWANELFSPSGFDPDGALLRTAEGLERLSVQAQNLVMVSADVFGEEVPCSPETAVYLHGLARLHRLAAGRCGRVIEVVCGLPVIWKEECC; encoded by the coding sequence GTGTACGGCGGCGCGGCCAGCGGCAAGAGCCGGTACGCGGAAGATCTTCTGTGTGCGCTGTCCGGTGAGGGGCCTCGGATCTATCTGGCCACCATGGAGGCGATGGATGAGGAGAGCCGGGCGCGGGTCCGGCGCCACCGGGCCCTGCGGCAGAACAAGGGCTTCTCCACCCTGGAGTGCCCGCGGGACCTGGACGGGCTGACCATCCCGGTGGGGAGCAGTGTGCTGCTGGAGGATCTGGGCAATCTATGGGCCAATGAGCTGTTCTCCCCTTCGGGCTTCGACCCGGATGGGGCCCTGCTCCGGACGGCGGAGGGGTTGGAGCGGCTCAGCGTCCAGGCCCAGAACCTGGTGATGGTGAGCGCCGATGTGTTCGGAGAGGAGGTCCCCTGTTCTCCCGAGACGGCGGTCTATCTGCACGGGCTGGCCCGCCTGCACCGGCTGGCTGCAGGGCGGTGCGGCCGGGTAATAGAGGTGGTCTGCGGACTGCCGGTGATCTGGAAGGAGGAGTGCTGTTGA
- a CDS encoding adenosylcobyric acid synthase, protein MARSIMIQGTMSNAGKSVLAAGLCRIFRQDGYSVAPFKSQNMALNSFITREGLEMGRAQVMQAEAAGVEPSVRMNPVLLKPTSDVGSQVIVNGEVVGSMSAAAYLSYKKQLIPTILESYHALAQTHNIVVLEGAGSPAEINLKAEDIVNMGMARMAGAPVLLAGDIDRGGVFAALYGTMALLEPDERAMVKGTIINKFRGDVEILRPGLTQLEELTHVPVVGVVPWMELDLDEEDSLSQHFSARREGKPLDVAVIRLPRISNFTDFAPLERHPAVGLRYVDRVQALGRPDLVILPGTKSTLADLSWLRQSGLEGTILRLVGKGVPVIGICGGFQMLGRTLEDPQGVEGGGSMHGMGLLPVATTFSRKKSREQKYCQADLPDGFYGRLRGCPLEGYEIHMGTSGGESIFTVEGRVLGTYLHGLFDSGAFTCGLVDLLLDEKGVEWNGEQSCTEDARTFKERQYDRLADMLRRSLDMEAIYRILEQGLE, encoded by the coding sequence ATGGCTAGATCCATTATGATCCAAGGGACCATGTCCAATGCGGGAAAGAGCGTTCTGGCGGCGGGGCTGTGCCGTATCTTCCGGCAGGACGGGTACTCTGTGGCTCCCTTCAAGAGCCAGAATATGGCGCTGAACAGTTTCATCACCCGGGAGGGACTGGAGATGGGGCGGGCCCAGGTGATGCAGGCGGAGGCGGCCGGCGTGGAGCCCTCTGTGCGGATGAATCCCGTCCTGCTCAAGCCCACCAGCGATGTGGGGAGCCAGGTGATCGTCAACGGGGAGGTGGTGGGCAGCATGTCCGCCGCTGCCTACTTGTCCTACAAAAAGCAGCTGATCCCCACTATTCTGGAGTCCTACCACGCCCTGGCCCAGACCCACAATATCGTCGTACTGGAGGGGGCCGGCAGCCCCGCAGAGATCAACCTGAAGGCGGAGGACATCGTGAATATGGGGATGGCCCGGATGGCGGGGGCGCCTGTGCTGCTGGCGGGTGACATCGACCGGGGCGGTGTCTTTGCTGCCCTTTACGGGACCATGGCCCTGCTGGAGCCTGATGAGCGGGCTATGGTGAAGGGGACTATCATCAACAAATTCCGGGGCGACGTGGAGATCCTCCGCCCCGGCCTGACCCAGCTGGAGGAGCTGACCCATGTGCCGGTGGTAGGGGTGGTGCCCTGGATGGAGCTGGATCTGGATGAAGAGGACAGCCTCTCCCAGCACTTTTCTGCTAGACGGGAGGGGAAGCCCCTGGACGTGGCGGTGATCCGCCTGCCACGCATCTCCAACTTCACCGATTTCGCCCCTCTGGAGCGCCATCCGGCGGTAGGACTGCGCTATGTGGACAGGGTCCAGGCACTGGGAAGGCCGGATCTGGTCATCCTCCCAGGTACGAAGAGCACCCTGGCCGACCTGTCCTGGCTTCGGCAGAGCGGGCTGGAGGGGACGATCCTCCGGCTGGTGGGAAAGGGTGTCCCAGTCATCGGGATCTGCGGCGGATTCCAGATGCTGGGCCGCACTCTGGAGGACCCCCAGGGCGTGGAGGGAGGCGGCTCCATGCATGGGATGGGACTCCTGCCGGTGGCCACCACCTTTTCTCGTAAAAAGTCCAGAGAACAGAAGTATTGTCAAGCGGATCTCCCTGACGGATTTTATGGACGGCTCAGGGGGTGTCCTCTGGAGGGCTATGAGATCCATATGGGGACCAGCGGGGGAGAGAGCATCTTCACCGTGGAGGGCCGGGTGCTTGGGACCTATCTCCACGGACTGTTTGACAGCGGTGCGTTCACCTGCGGGCTGGTGGATCTGCTCCTGGATGAGAAGGGGGTGGAGTGGAACGGAGAACAGTCCTGCACCGAGGACGCCCGTACCTTTAAGGAGCGGCAGTATGACCGGCTGGCTGACATGCTGCGGCGGAGCTTGGACATGGAGGCCATCTATCGAATTTTGGAGCAGGGCCTGGAGTAG